A stretch of Chitinophaga caeni DNA encodes these proteins:
- the mobA gene encoding conjugal transfer protein MobA produces the protein MMDSNHKPKKKSGGRHPKDDPAVFRYSISLTAEENARFLSLFEQSGIPVKAHFVTACIFHRTVKTVKIDKAAMDYYMRLTAFYGQFRSVGVNYNQVVKILYRHFSEKKAAAFLFKLEKQTAELAALCRKIIQLTEEFEARHLQKSDSNGS, from the coding sequence ATGATGGACAGTAACCACAAACCGAAAAAAAAGAGCGGAGGCCGGCATCCCAAAGATGATCCCGCCGTTTTCCGCTATTCTATATCACTGACTGCGGAAGAAAACGCTCGTTTTCTTTCCCTTTTTGAACAGTCAGGCATCCCGGTAAAGGCACACTTTGTTACCGCCTGCATCTTCCACAGAACAGTAAAGACGGTAAAGATCGACAAGGCGGCAATGGATTATTACATGCGGCTGACTGCTTTCTACGGCCAGTTCCGTTCCGTTGGCGTTAATTATAACCAGGTCGTAAAAATCCTGTACCGGCATTTCTCGGAGAAAAAGGCGGCGGCTTTCCTATTCAAACTGGAAAAACAGACGGCGGAACTGGCAGCTTTATGCCGCAAGATCATCCAGTTGACTGAAGAATTTGAAGCCCGGCACCTGCAAAAAAGCGATTCTAATGGTAGCTAA
- a CDS encoding ParA family protein, with the protein METKKKTLKISFSTQKGGVGKSTMTTLLASVLHYRLGYNVLVMDCDFPQHSLTNMRERDKKTLMQNDYHKKAAMKQFQTINKKAYPIFKSKAENALERAVEYVNQSAVAPDLIFFDLPGTANTKGVLTTLKMMDFIFSPITADRLVVESTLGFTKAFLELPKTIEGNEQQELWLFWNQVDGREKTGLYEAYQSVIKTLNLPIMETRIMDSKRFRKETDDTESYVFRSSLLPAEPQLMKATKMDLFVEEFLKITHL; encoded by the coding sequence ATGGAAACAAAGAAGAAAACCTTAAAAATCAGCTTCTCCACACAAAAAGGCGGCGTGGGAAAATCAACAATGACCACCTTGCTTGCAAGTGTGCTTCATTACCGTTTAGGATATAACGTGTTGGTAATGGACTGCGACTTTCCACAGCATAGCCTGACCAATATGCGGGAAAGGGATAAGAAAACCCTGATGCAGAATGACTACCACAAAAAAGCGGCGATGAAGCAATTCCAGACCATCAATAAAAAGGCATACCCGATTTTCAAAAGCAAGGCTGAAAATGCTTTGGAAAGGGCGGTGGAATATGTTAACCAATCGGCAGTTGCGCCGGATCTTATCTTTTTCGATTTGCCGGGAACCGCCAATACCAAAGGTGTACTGACGACATTAAAAATGATGGATTTTATCTTTTCGCCCATTACAGCCGACCGTTTGGTAGTGGAAAGTACATTGGGCTTTACCAAAGCCTTTCTTGAACTTCCCAAAACTATAGAGGGCAATGAGCAACAAGAGTTGTGGCTATTCTGGAACCAGGTGGACGGCAGGGAAAAAACAGGTTTGTACGAGGCATATCAAAGTGTCATCAAAACACTCAACCTGCCCATTATGGAAACAAGGATAATGGACAGCAAGCGTTTCCGAAAGGAAACGGACGATACCGAAAGCTATGTGTTCCGGTCAAGCCTGCTGCCAGCCGAACCACAATT
- the mobB gene encoding conjugal transfer protein MobB translates to MVAKIGHGENLYGALSYNQLKVDKENGQVLFTHKMIETPDGQYSVAQLNRSFEPYLVANRKTEKPVLHISLNPDPKDKVSDEQFIAIAQQYMKTMGYGDQPFVVFKHTDIERTHIHIVSVCVDEQGRKIPDKFEKRRSMAVCRELEKRYHLTPATGQSRSRDERLFQPVDYKAGDIKSQIASVVRHLPAHYRFRNFGGYNALLSQYNITAEEVKGELQGQPKAGLMYFALDEQGRKAGNPFKASLFGKGAGYEALAQHYRKSKESLEADPARSLLKNAVAAAMHRTTGEAAFKEQLLQQGIGTVIRRTGEGRVYGITFIDYNSKTVWNGSHLGKEYAAGVFNNWWQRGDKTGVSDEAAQKPHVKPVWEQGSQPARPPGLFDFLESHEPAFYGDPSGILEGLGGILPQVQGDDYEELAFEQEIKKKKKFKRGRSR, encoded by the coding sequence ATGGTAGCTAAGATCGGGCACGGGGAAAACCTTTACGGCGCCTTATCTTATAACCAACTCAAGGTAGATAAGGAGAACGGACAGGTATTGTTTACCCATAAGATGATCGAAACGCCGGATGGGCAGTATTCCGTAGCACAGCTTAACCGCTCTTTTGAGCCTTACCTGGTCGCCAACCGAAAGACGGAAAAGCCGGTGCTGCATATCTCCCTGAACCCCGATCCGAAAGATAAGGTCAGCGACGAGCAGTTCATCGCTATTGCGCAACAGTACATGAAAACGATGGGCTACGGCGATCAGCCCTTTGTTGTCTTTAAGCATACCGATATAGAGCGGACCCATATCCATATCGTTTCCGTATGCGTGGATGAGCAGGGCCGAAAAATTCCGGACAAGTTCGAGAAGCGCCGCTCGATGGCCGTTTGCCGGGAGCTGGAAAAGCGCTATCACCTGACGCCGGCCACGGGGCAAAGCCGCAGCCGGGACGAGCGGCTATTTCAGCCTGTAGATTACAAGGCCGGTGATATTAAAAGCCAGATCGCTTCCGTGGTCCGACATCTGCCGGCGCATTACCGCTTCCGCAATTTCGGCGGCTATAACGCCTTGCTGTCGCAATACAATATTACCGCAGAAGAAGTAAAGGGTGAGCTGCAGGGACAGCCCAAAGCCGGGCTGATGTATTTTGCCCTGGATGAACAAGGCAGGAAGGCCGGCAATCCCTTCAAAGCCTCCCTGTTCGGCAAGGGCGCCGGCTACGAGGCGCTAGCGCAACATTACCGAAAATCTAAGGAAAGCCTGGAAGCCGACCCGGCACGGTCGCTGCTTAAAAATGCCGTAGCGGCAGCGATGCACAGGACTACCGGCGAAGCCGCATTTAAAGAGCAGTTATTACAACAAGGGATCGGCACTGTTATAAGGCGTACTGGTGAAGGGCGGGTATATGGGATCACGTTTATAGATTACAATTCCAAAACGGTCTGGAACGGTTCGCATTTGGGAAAGGAGTATGCCGCCGGGGTTTTTAATAATTGGTGGCAGCGTGGAGACAAGACCGGAGTTTCTGATGAGGCCGCACAGAAGCCGCATGTAAAGCCTGTGTGGGAACAAGGTTCGCAGCCGGCACGGCCACCGGGCCTCTTTGATTTCCTGGAAAGCCATGAACCTGCTTTTTACGGTGATCCTTCCGGCATCCTAGAAGGCCTGGGCGGCATCTTGCCCCAGGTGCAGGGAGACGACTACGAAGAGCTGGCGTTCGAGCAGGAGATCAAAAAAAAGAAGAAATTCAAGCGAGGGCGCAGCCGGTAA